Genomic window (Oncorhynchus mykiss isolate Arlee chromosome 21, USDA_OmykA_1.1, whole genome shotgun sequence):
gagagagggaagaaagacagagaagagagagagagagagagagagagaggggaagggagaaaggagagagggaagaaagacagagagagagagagagagagagagaaagagggagagagaggggaagaaagacagagagagagagagagagagagaaagagggagagagaggggaagaaagacagagagagagagagagagagaaagagggagagagagtggaagaaagacagagagagagagagagagagagaaagagggagagagaggggaagaaagacagagagagagagagagagaggggaagggggaagggagaggggaagaaagacagagagagagagagagagagagagagaaagagggagagagaggggaagaaagacagagagagagagagagagagagagagaaagagggagagagaggggaagaaagacagagagagagagagagagagagagagagagagaagagggagagagaggggaagaaagacagagagagagagagagagaaagaaagagggagagagaggggaagaaagacagagagagagagagagagagagaaagatggagagagaggggaagaaagacagagagagagagagggggagagagggagagagagggagagagagggagagagaggggaaagaaagacagagagagagagagagagagagaaagagggagagagaggggaagaaagacagagagagagagagagagagagaaagagggagagagaggggaagaaagacagagagagagagagagagaggggaagggggaaagggagaggggaagaaaggacagagagagagagagagagagagagaaagagggagagagagggaagaaagacagaggagagagagagagagagcgggaagggggaaagggagaggggaagaaagacagagagagagagagagagagaggaaagagggagagagaggggaagaaagacagagagagatagagagagagagaaagagggagagagagggaagaaagacagagagagagagagagagaaagagggagagagaggggaagaaagacagagagagagagagagagagagaaagagggagagaggggaagaagaagaaagcagagagagagagagagagagaaagagggagagagaggggaagaaagacagagagagagagagagagagagaaagagggagagagaggggaagaaagacagagagagagagagagagagagaaagagggagagagaggggaagaaagacagagagagagagagagagaggggaagggggaaagggagaggggaagaaagacagagagagagagagagagagagagagagagaaagagggagagagaggggaagaaagacagagagagagagagagagagagagaaagagggagagagaggggaagaaagacagagagagagagagagagagagagagagaaagagggagagagaggggaagaaagacagagagagagagagagagagaagaaagagggagagagaggggaagaaagacagagagagagagagagagagagaaagaggagagagaggggaagaaagacagagagagagagagagagagagggaaagagggagagcgaggggaagaaagacagagagagagagagagagagagagggaaagagggagagagaggggaagaaagacagagagagagagagagagagagagagagaaagagggagagagaggggaagacagacagagagagagagagagagaggggaaggggaaagggagaggggaagaaagacagagagagagagacagagagagaaagagggagagagaggggagaaagacagagagagagagagagaggggaagggaggaaagggagaggggaagaaagacagagagagagagagagagagaaggggaagggggagagagaggggaagaagacagagagagagagagagagagagaaagatggagagagaggggaagaaagacagagagagagagagagagagagaaagagggagagagaggtgaagaaagacagaagagagagagagagagagagaaagagggagagagaggggaagaaagacagagagagagagagagagagagaaagagggagagagaggggaagaaagacagagagagagagagagagagagagagaagaaagaaagaaaaaaggacaacaaagtgaaacagtcctctgaagaaacaagagagcattatacaagaaacctctattgcaacattgtagccaacatcaccagcgttgctatggaaattgtttacccaccagacatccaaacagagaaagctaagaaaagtttcaaaggtttgttgatgggacagaaccatgaatgcctgttttgcagatcttaccagttacaaaacaagagcaaatttaatttttaataccaatcgagggaacattatggaaaaaggttatttgc
Coding sequences:
- the LOC118942966 gene encoding octapeptide-repeat protein T2-like, with the protein product QREREREREKEGERGEERQREREREREKEGERGEERQREREREREREKREREGKKDREREREKERGRERGRKTEREREREKDGERGEERQREREGERGREREREGERGERKTEREREREKEGERGEERQRERERERRKKDREREREKEGERGEERQRERERERKRERGEEEESRERERERKREREGKKDRERERERERGRERGRKTEREREREKEGERGEERQREREREGKGERERGRKTERERERERERKREREGKKDREREREREKEGERGEERQRERERERERKREREGKKDRERERERRKREREGKKDRERERERERGERGEERQRERERERE